A portion of the Streptomyces erythrochromogenes genome contains these proteins:
- the rfbD gene encoding dTDP-4-dehydrorhamnose reductase: protein MLGQDVLTVLKRAGIEAVGLRRADLDITDPAAVRAAVEGATVVVNCAAWTDVDGAETAEEAATAVNGTAVRVLAEACAAAHVRLIHVSTDYVLPGDASEPYREDAETGPVNAYGRSKLVGEQAVTELLPQDGYVVRTAWLYGEHGPNFVATMLKLAAQRDTLDVVDDQHGQPTWSYALARHLVDLGRAALKGWAMGGIYHGTASGRTTWMGLARETYRLSGLDPERIRPTTSEAFVRPAVRPAFSVLAHDAWKEEAGLDPLPDWREQLAQALATPGFAALAKAARDGRTG from the coding sequence ATGCTCGGCCAGGACGTCCTGACCGTCCTGAAGCGCGCCGGGATCGAGGCCGTGGGCCTGCGCCGCGCCGACCTCGACATCACCGACCCGGCAGCCGTCCGGGCCGCGGTCGAGGGTGCCACCGTGGTCGTGAACTGCGCCGCCTGGACGGACGTCGACGGGGCCGAGACCGCCGAGGAGGCCGCGACCGCCGTCAACGGCACCGCCGTGCGCGTCCTCGCCGAGGCGTGCGCCGCCGCCCACGTGCGCCTGATCCACGTCTCCACCGACTACGTGCTGCCCGGCGACGCCTCGGAGCCGTACCGCGAGGACGCCGAGACCGGCCCGGTCAACGCCTACGGGCGTTCCAAGCTGGTCGGCGAGCAGGCCGTCACCGAACTGCTGCCGCAGGACGGCTACGTCGTACGGACCGCCTGGCTGTACGGCGAGCACGGGCCGAACTTCGTCGCCACCATGCTGAAGCTGGCCGCCCAGCGCGACACCCTCGACGTGGTCGACGACCAGCACGGACAGCCCACGTGGTCCTACGCGCTGGCCCGCCACCTGGTCGACCTCGGCCGGGCCGCCCTCAAGGGCTGGGCCATGGGCGGGATCTACCACGGCACCGCGAGCGGCCGGACCACCTGGATGGGACTGGCCCGCGAGACCTACCGGCTGAGCGGTCTGGACCCCGAGCGGATCCGGCCGACCACCTCGGAGGCGTTCGTCCGCCCCGCCGTCCGCCCCGCCTTCAGCGTGCTCGCGCACGACGCGTGGAAGGAAGAGGCCGGACTGGACCCGCTGCCCGACTGGCGCGAACAGCTGGCCCAGGCGCTGGCCACCCCCGGCTTCGCCGCACTCGCGAAGGCGGCCCGGGACGGCCGCACGGGATGA
- a CDS encoding lipopolysaccharide biosynthesis protein has translation MKTLLNKLTAALPPGTVAVAGGTVVLGAASYVHLGVAGHSLSDAGYANVSVLWTIVMSLGIGIFFPLEQELTRIVSARAVLGHGAAPVLRRATLLTGGILGATLLVLVLAAGPIADLLFHGDRALVAALGGAFTGMAVCYLTRGVLAGLGRFGAYGTQLAVDGGLRIALAFGCALFGLHSALAFSLILAVAPVVATLVTLPALLRAVGPGEQIAWRELSGGLGLLVCATLLSQLVVNAGVMSTKLLAPSDSALIAALMSATVLARVPLFVFGSLQASLLSGLTAAFTAGDRAAFWAMLRRIALVVGALGLLGGVPATALGPWLIEVLFGIEDPVLGHFDFFLLSAGTVAYMFAMVLGQALMVFKRHNLQLLCWALGTAVLVGITLIPGEVAVRVIVAYALGSTATVLAMLAALRLSFPGAAAAAGEAPRQMTDAGAPGVGAVGK, from the coding sequence ATGAAGACCCTGCTGAACAAGCTGACCGCGGCGCTGCCGCCGGGCACCGTCGCGGTGGCCGGCGGCACCGTCGTGCTCGGCGCCGCCTCCTACGTCCACCTGGGCGTGGCCGGGCACAGCCTGTCCGATGCGGGATATGCCAACGTCTCGGTGCTGTGGACGATCGTGATGTCCCTCGGCATCGGCATCTTCTTCCCCCTGGAGCAGGAGCTCACCCGGATCGTCTCCGCCCGGGCGGTCCTGGGCCACGGCGCCGCTCCGGTGCTGCGCCGCGCCACCCTGCTCACCGGCGGGATCCTCGGCGCGACCCTGCTGGTCCTCGTCCTCGCCGCCGGCCCCATCGCCGACCTGCTGTTCCACGGGGACCGTGCCCTGGTGGCCGCGCTCGGCGGCGCCTTCACCGGCATGGCCGTCTGCTACCTCACCCGAGGTGTGCTGGCGGGCCTCGGCCGCTTCGGGGCGTACGGCACCCAGCTCGCCGTCGACGGCGGGCTGCGGATCGCGCTCGCCTTCGGGTGCGCCCTCTTCGGACTGCACTCGGCGCTGGCCTTCAGCCTCATCCTGGCCGTCGCGCCCGTCGTCGCGACGCTGGTGACGCTGCCCGCACTGCTGCGCGCGGTCGGTCCCGGCGAGCAGATCGCCTGGCGGGAGCTGTCGGGCGGCCTCGGCCTGCTGGTCTGCGCGACCCTGCTGTCCCAACTGGTCGTGAACGCCGGCGTGATGAGCACCAAGCTCCTGGCGCCGTCCGACAGCGCGCTGATCGCGGCGCTGATGAGCGCGACAGTCCTCGCACGCGTACCGCTCTTCGTCTTCGGCTCGCTCCAGGCCTCGCTGCTCAGCGGTCTGACCGCCGCCTTCACCGCCGGCGACCGCGCGGCCTTCTGGGCGATGCTGCGGCGGATCGCCCTGGTCGTCGGAGCGCTGGGCCTGCTCGGCGGCGTGCCCGCCACGGCCCTCGGCCCGTGGCTCATCGAGGTGCTCTTCGGCATCGAGGATCCGGTACTGGGGCACTTCGACTTCTTCCTGCTGTCCGCAGGCACCGTGGCATACATGTTCGCGATGGTCCTGGGACAGGCGCTCATGGTATTCAAGCGGCACAACCTGCAGTTGCTCTGCTGGGCCCTCGGCACCGCGGTCCTGGTGGGCATCACCCTGATCCCGGGCGAGGTGGCCGTGCGCGTGATCGTCGCCTACGCCCTGGGCTCGACCGCCACCGTCCTCGCTATGCTGGCAGCCCTCAGGCTGAGCTTCCCCGGAGCCGCGGCCGCCGCCGGTGAAGCACCCCGGCAGATGACCGACGCCGGCGCCCCGGGCGTGGGAGCGGTCGGGAAATGA